The following are encoded in a window of Candidatus Aegiribacteria sp. genomic DNA:
- the carA gene encoding glutamine-hydrolyzing carbamoyl-phosphate synthase small subunit produces the protein MKECLQLADGTIFRGSAFGFDTETIGEVVFCTGMVGYPESLTDPSYRGQILVMTWPLAGSYGVPEFLPGSRHFESDKIQVSGLIVSSHIEKYSHHTSQSSLGNWLKHEGVPALEGIDTRELTRKLRGAGTMPGRIIDRTKETGIEFDFDIGNPVSLVSPEEPFTLNPGGSPVIGLLDCGCKRSIMNALLDRGCRVEVLPFEHDLTEVEADGFLISNGPGDPAALKNTIDRIRALLECDRNVPVSGICLGCQLIALAAGGRTWKLPYGHRSQNQPVIQTGSETCRITSQNHGYAIDQNSLSDDWEIWMTNLNDSTVEGIRHRSRPISAVQFHPEGAPGPRDSIDFFDIFLGEVRSG, from the coding sequence ATGAAGGAATGTCTTCAGCTGGCAGACGGAACCATCTTCAGGGGTTCCGCATTCGGGTTTGATACTGAAACGATAGGTGAAGTGGTCTTCTGCACCGGCATGGTTGGTTACCCCGAAAGCCTCACAGATCCAAGCTACAGAGGGCAGATACTGGTCATGACATGGCCCCTCGCAGGCAGTTATGGTGTCCCTGAATTCCTTCCTGGAAGCAGGCACTTCGAATCCGATAAGATACAGGTGAGCGGTCTGATTGTTTCGAGCCATATCGAGAAGTACAGCCATCACACTTCGCAAAGCAGCCTCGGAAACTGGTTAAAACATGAAGGAGTTCCTGCTCTTGAGGGAATCGACACCAGAGAGCTGACCAGAAAGCTGCGCGGGGCGGGAACGATGCCCGGAAGGATTATCGACCGCACAAAGGAAACTGGCATTGAATTCGATTTCGATATCGGGAATCCAGTGAGTCTTGTTTCCCCGGAAGAACCATTTACACTGAACCCCGGTGGAAGTCCCGTAATAGGTCTTCTGGACTGCGGTTGCAAGAGGAGCATAATGAACGCGCTTCTCGACAGGGGCTGCCGCGTGGAAGTGCTTCCCTTCGAGCACGATCTCACAGAGGTTGAAGCAGACGGGTTCCTGATCTCGAATGGTCCAGGAGATCCTGCTGCTCTGAAAAACACAATCGACCGGATAAGAGCCCTGCTGGAATGCGACAGAAATGTACCCGTATCAGGTATATGCCTTGGTTGCCAGCTGATTGCGCTTGCGGCCGGGGGCAGGACATGGAAACTCCCGTACGGGCACAGGTCTCAGAATCAGCCTGTCATTCAGACAGGATCGGAAACATGCAGGATAACCAGTCAGAATCATGGATACGCAATAGATCAGAACTCCCTGTCTGACGATTGGGAAATCTGGATGACGAACCTGAACGACAGCACTGTTGAAGGTATCCGTCACAGATCCAGGCCGATTTCAGCGGTCCAGTTCCATCCTGAAGGCGCTCCCGGTCCCCGTGACAGTATTGATTTCTTCGACATCTTCCTTGGGGAGGTCCGGAGTGGCTGA
- a CDS encoding sulfide-dependent adenosine diphosphate thiazole synthase — MEKLSEVEISRAIVDTFLGGLLDNLEVDVAVAGGGPAGLIAARELALMGHKVAVFDRKLSTGGGMWGGGMGYNVIVVQDEGKKILEELGVAMREYSPGYFVAGSVESISTLISEACKAGVSIYNLFSVEDVMVDKGRICGVVVTSSPIEIADLHVDPICISAKYVIEATGHPLEVLRKVVEKTDLVLNTPSGGIEGERSMNADMGERALAENTIEIVDGMFVTGMAANAAMGSHRMGPVFGGMLLSGRLAAERIHRKLSDFPEAAL; from the coding sequence ATGGAAAAACTTAGCGAAGTAGAGATAAGCAGGGCGATAGTCGATACATTCCTCGGGGGTCTGCTGGACAACCTTGAGGTTGATGTTGCGGTGGCTGGAGGAGGACCTGCCGGGCTTATCGCTGCCCGTGAACTTGCCCTGATGGGGCATAAGGTTGCGGTATTTGACAGAAAGCTCTCCACGGGAGGCGGTATGTGGGGAGGTGGAATGGGTTACAATGTTATTGTGGTTCAGGACGAGGGGAAGAAGATCCTTGAGGAATTGGGAGTCGCCATGAGGGAGTATTCCCCTGGTTATTTCGTAGCCGGCTCCGTGGAGTCTATCTCCACTCTGATCTCTGAGGCCTGCAAGGCCGGTGTTTCTATTTACAACCTTTTCTCGGTCGAGGATGTAATGGTGGACAAAGGCAGAATATGCGGAGTGGTTGTGACGTCCAGTCCAATAGAGATCGCAGACCTCCATGTTGACCCCATCTGTATATCAGCGAAGTATGTGATCGAAGCAACAGGCCACCCCCTGGAAGTGCTTCGGAAAGTGGTAGAGAAAACGGATCTGGTACTCAACACTCCTTCCGGTGGGATTGAGGGGGAGCGGTCCATGAACGCTGATATGGGAGAGAGGGCTCTTGCGGAAAACACGATTGAAATCGTCGATGGAATGTTCGTAACAGGTATGGCGGCCAACGCTGCAATGGGATCTCATAGAATGGGTCCTGTTTTCGGAGGTATGCTTCTTTCAGGCAGACTGGCTGCGGAAAGGATTCATCGGAAATTGAGCGATTTTCCGGAAGCAGCTCTATAG
- a CDS encoding HIT domain-containing protein — protein MKDYYCDEIISKRTKVDIVYETDEILAFHHTKPYFELHIVIIPKKHIDSLSTFDNDPVLSNEFLKAISYVTKSVEKEFGGCRVSSNVGEYQTTKHLHWYVHYGKRLRNEDGSLIEESNG, from the coding sequence ATGAAAGATTATTACTGTGATGAAATAATCTCGAAAAGAACAAAGGTTGATATCGTATATGAAACGGATGAGATCCTGGCGTTTCATCATACGAAACCGTATTTTGAGTTGCATATAGTCATCATTCCAAAGAAACACATTGATTCCCTGTCAACCTTTGACAATGATCCTGTACTTTCCAACGAATTTCTGAAAGCAATTTCATATGTAACAAAGTCAGTTGAAAAAGAATTCGGCGGATGCAGGGTCTCTTCAAACGTTGGAGAGTATCAGACAACAAAACACCTTCACTGGTATGTACATTATGGGAAAAGACTAAGAAATGAAGATGGAAGTCTTATTGAAGAATCAAATGGATAA